The uncultured Methanobrevibacter sp. region TTATCTCAAATATTTCATCCAGAACTTCTTCTTTAACATATTCAGGTCTTGACTCAACAATGATTTCTGTAACATTGCCCAAGTCAATTAAAGTTTTTAAAATTTCATCACGTGCATCTTTTGGAAGTTCATAGGGATTTAGAAAACTTCCTGATGCAAATAGTTTCACTGAAATTTTTTCCTCTTCAGCTATCGGATGTCTTTCGAGATGTTCGTGAAATATCTTAAGGATAGTGTCAGTATCAATCGGTTCAAGTGTACAGTCTGAAACATAGCTGCACATTGTACATCCTCCGCTGTCTCCAAGTGCCCATGCACAACCTGGTGTCGGCAGTATGATAAATAATGTTTTTGCAACACCATCATAAGTTAAATCATCATTGTACCAGCTTGCACCAACCTGTTCTGGAGTTTTCGGATCTTTTCGCTCAAAAGCATATTGTCTTATATCTTTAGTTAACTTTTCAATTTCCATTATAATACCTACAATATAATAAATGTAATATTATATTATTAAGATTTTTTTATAATTAAAAATTTTTATTCATAAAAATAGTTGGTTATTAAGTTGTGTGTAATGGTTTAAAAAAATAAAAAAAGAAAAGAGAAAGCAAGTTTAGAAACTTGCAATTACGTCTCCTAATAATTTGATGGATTCTTCTACGTTTTTACCAACAGGGGATCCTGCTACGTATTGAGTTACACCCATTTCAGCTAAGCCTTCAATTTTAGGGATGAACTCATCAGGAGTACCACATACGGAAAATGCGTCAAGTGCTTCATCGGTTACAGCACCAATAGCTCCACCGAAGTCACCTTTAGCTAAGAAAGCACCCATTTGTTCGTTGAATCCTTCAGGTAATCCGTGTCTTTCGATAACTGGAGCAGGGGAACCTGCTGCAATGAAAGCAACAACGATTTTTGCAGCGTTTTTAGCTGCGTCAGAGTCAGCACCAATGGAAGTTGCAGTGTATGCACCTACGTCAAATGCTTTGTCTCCACCAGCTGCTTCGATACCTTTTTTGATCATAGGCATAGCTGCTTCGTAATCTTTAGGGTTAGAAGCGTTAATTAATACACCATCTGCGATTTCTCCAGCGGTTTCTAACATTTTAGGTCCTTGAGCACCCATGTAAATAGGGATGTGTTCTTGAACAGCTTTTGCTCCACCTAATGCTGCACCAGCTTCGGTTTTTCCACCGGATAATAAAGTGTTAATGTCAGCGATTGCTGCTTTAATTGTGGATACTGGTTTTTCCCAAGCGATTCCTAAAGCATCGAAAGTTGCTTTGTCACCAGGACCAATACCGAAGGTTGCTCTTCCTTCTGAGATTTCGTCAATGGTTGCGATTGCAGAAGCAGAAATTGCAGGGCTTCTTACGTATGGGTTGGT contains the following coding sequences:
- the mer gene encoding 5,10-methylenetetrahydromethanopterin reductase, whose product is MKFGIEFVPNQPLEEIVKLVKLAEDVGFEYAWITDHYNNKNVYETLALLAANTETIKMGPGVTNPYVRSPAISASAIATIDEISEGRATFGIGPGDKATFDALGIAWEKPVSTIKAAIADINTLLSGGKTEAGAALGGAKAVQEHIPIYMGAQGPKMLETAGEIADGVLINASNPKDYEAAMPMIKKGIEAAGGDKAFDVGAYTATSIGADSDAAKNAAKIVVAFIAAGSPAPVIERHGLPEGFNEQMGAFLAKGDFGGAIGAVTDEALDAFSVCGTPDEFIPKIEGLAEMGVTQYVAGSPVGKNVEESIKLLGDVIASF